The Vulcanisaeta thermophila DNA segment CCAATAACCCCGGCCGAGTTTAAGAACTGCGTCCTAGAGGTTACCCTAATCTCGCAATTGTTCAGGGTGGATGAGGACTGGTTAAGGAGTAAGCACGTGATTGGTTACCACGGCTTTTACGTACCTGGACAGGGTAAATTCACGATAATACTACCCCAAAGGGTCATTGAGTGGGTTGAGGATTACCACAGTAAGGTGGGTAGGCCCATTAATAGGGAGGATTTCATGAAAATCCTCTGCGATTACGCCAATGTCTGCGAATTTAACAATATCAATGCATTCGAGACGCAGATACTCTATGAATTAAGGCCTGAGGAGGAGGTGGTTGAGCGTAAGTTATACCTCAATAGGTTGATCAGTAATGACCTAAAACTCATTGAGAACCTTTAAACAATACGCACGGGTATTTTAGTAGATAAAGATTTATTAACACCTGGGCATATGATACATGAGTAATATGCCCGTGAGCATTAAGTTCTACATGGTGACGGGTAGGGACGAGGCTTACGAGGAGGTCATTAGGAGCGTTGTTAATGAGGTTAGGAGTAGGGTTAAGGGTAATGAGAGGTACATCAATGCAACATTCATTAGGATAAGGCCCGAGGCAGCCAATGACATCTTAAACGTACTTAACCTACCCGAGGATCAGGTACCGCAGAAACTCATATACCTAGTCAGGAGCATGAAGCAGGACGGCGTCAAGGCACTACCGGCCCTAATCATCAATGGGAAGAAGATCTACGAAGGAACATTACCACCACCCAACGAGGTTAAAGACACCCTAACGAACGAGATAATGAACATGTTACAACCACAACACTTGCCTCCCCCGCCACCACAACCACAGCCTCAGCCGATTACTCAGCCTCAAACCACCACGGAGTCTACGATCACGGAGGCCCTGGCACCGCCCAAGCCATCACCCCCACCGCCCACCTTACCATCACCACCTCCGCAACAAACCACGCCTCCGCAGTACCTACCCCCGCAGCCAACCCCACAATACCCTCCAACACCTTCATTACCATCCTTACCGCTTAAGATAATTTTGGGGCGCCCCAATAACTGTAACGAGTGTGCTTACTACGGACCCAACACGGGTACATGCCTACTCTTTGGGTTTAGGGTTGCTGATCCCTCAAGACCACCCTGCAAGGAACCGACTTAATGGCTTTTAGTGGTCATGATCTGGGGCCCATTATTATCAAAACCGTGCCTCCTAGGGCCTGCCCAGGCAATCCCCTCCTAAACCTGGCAAGTAGGTGGTATTTGCCCCATGGTTTGAGTACCTTACCCGCAATAACCCTACCCCTACTCGATCTCCACACCACCTTAGCGCCCAGGTACTTAATAGCCTCGGACCCACTAATACCCGGTATGACTATTATGGCGTCCCTTGGGTATCCCTGTGACCCCCTCCTTATTGAGTATATCCTACCCATTACCTGCGTTACCTCCTTATCCACGTGATCCCTGGGGGCGGCCCCCTTTTTAAATGCTATCCACGGTGCACCACATGGAAAATAACACTTAAATTACCTCGCTTAGGCTTTGTCTAACGAATGCCCATAGCAAGGCTTGTTGAGTATAAGGTAGCCGTGCCCTCCAAGTACGCCTTTGACTTATTAATGAGTATTGGTAATGCCGGGATTTTCATGCCCATAACAAGGCCTGGGATTATACCAACGCCCAGGATGCCCAGTGATTACGGTGACAGGATTAGGAGGGTTGAGGACATATCAAGGGAGTTGGGCAGGGTATTGAGCCAGTACCAAATACCGAGCCCCGAGGTTAAGGAGGAGGTTAAGGTTAGCACGTTCAATGACATGCTGGAGTACATAATTGAGGAGGGTGATGAATTACTAACGAGGGTTAGGCAGTACACAAGCGCGATAGAGGGGTTGAGGGAGGAGTTGAGTAGGGTTAGGGGGATACTTGATGTGGTCAGTACCACGGGCCCTGTAATACTCAGGGGGCTTAGGCACTTCATAATAGATGTGGTGCCAATAAACGAGGGTGACTTTAACGAGTTTAGGAAGGCATCGGAGGGCTATGGTGCTGAGGTGATCCCCATAAGGTCTGGTGAGAGGTTCTACGCATTGGTTATGTACCCAGAATGGGCCAGGCAGGGATTAA contains these protein-coding regions:
- a CDS encoding AMMECR1 domain-containing protein; translated protein: MPRFRPLSEEEASTLIKYLRVKVLERLGVESNVQVDPTQLINIASKRYGVFVSIERITYSDGMVKRVLRGSMGTIRPIKNLLEDSITATIHAAFYDPRYSPITPAEFKNCVLEVTLISQLFRVDEDWLRSKHVIGYHGFYVPGQGKFTIILPQRVIEWVEDYHSKVGRPINREDFMKILCDYANVCEFNNINAFETQILYELRPEEEVVERKLYLNRLISNDLKLIENL
- a CDS encoding 50S ribosomal protein L35ae codes for the protein MDKEVTQVMGRIYSIRRGSQGYPRDAIIVIPGISGSEAIKYLGAKVVWRSSRGRVIAGKVLKPWGKYHLLARFRRGLPGQALGGTVLIIMGPRS